A window of the Streptomyces albireticuli genome harbors these coding sequences:
- a CDS encoding ABC transporter permease: MSSSLSLALRDSSTMLRRNLLHARRYPSLTLNLLLTPIVLLLLFVYIFGDVMSAGMGGGDRSEYIAYVVPGILMMTIGGTVVGTAVSVSNDMTEGIIARFRTMAIHRGSVLIGHVIGSVLQSVASVVLVGAVAVAIGFRSTGATALEWLAAFGLMALVALALTWIAVGMGMVSPNAEAASNNALPLIILPLISSAFVPIDAMPGWFRPIAEYQPFTPTIETLRGLLLGTEIGHNGWLAVGWCLALTVLGYFWSKSVFDRDPR, encoded by the coding sequence ATGAGCTCCTCCCTCTCCCTCGCCCTCCGCGACTCGTCCACGATGCTGCGCCGCAACCTCCTGCACGCGCGGCGCTACCCGTCCCTCACCCTGAACCTGCTGCTCACGCCGATCGTCCTGCTGCTGCTCTTCGTCTACATCTTCGGCGACGTGATGAGCGCGGGCATGGGCGGCGGCGACCGCTCCGAGTACATCGCCTATGTCGTGCCGGGCATCCTGATGATGACGATCGGAGGCACCGTGGTCGGCACCGCGGTGTCCGTCTCCAACGACATGACCGAGGGCATCATCGCCCGCTTCCGCACGATGGCGATCCACCGCGGGTCCGTGCTCATCGGGCACGTCATCGGCAGCGTGCTCCAGTCGGTCGCCAGCGTGGTCCTGGTCGGCGCCGTCGCCGTGGCGATCGGCTTCCGGTCCACGGGCGCCACGGCCCTGGAGTGGCTGGCGGCGTTCGGGCTGATGGCCCTGGTCGCCCTGGCGCTCACCTGGATCGCGGTCGGGATGGGCATGGTCAGCCCGAACGCCGAGGCGGCCAGCAACAACGCGCTGCCGCTGATCATCCTCCCGCTCATCTCGAGCGCCTTCGTCCCCATCGACGCGATGCCGGGCTGGTTCCGGCCGATCGCCGAGTACCAGCCGTTCACACCGACCATCGAGACCCTGCGCGGCCTGCTGCTCGGCACGGAGATCGGGCACAACGGGTGGCTCGCGGTCGGCTGGTGCCTGGCGCTCACCGTGCTCGGCTACTTCTGGTCGAAGTCCGTCTTCGACCGCGACCCGAGGTAG